One Caldicellulosiruptoraceae bacterium PP1 genomic window, AATATTATCGTTTATTTTTTTATAAATTTCAAGTGTTTTTTTATAATTTTTAGGGGATGAAATTATGATTTGTTTCAACTGTGGATATAAGCTCCCATCAACAGATATAAATACTTGTGTTATATGTGGTATGAAATTTGCTTTTGCCTGTAAATCATGTGGTTTTCCAAATCCAAAATATGCAAATTATTGTTTTAATTGTGGTGCAAAAATAATTCTAAAAAATAATTCTGAACTAGAATATAATGAATCAATTAAAAAAGTTGCAGTTTTGTTTGCTGATATTTCAGGTTTTACAAAGTTATCAGAAAAAATGAATCCAGAAGATTTAAAAATTCTTATAGATAATTTCTTTGAATATGTAACAAAGCCCATTTATCAATATGAAGGAACAATAGATAAGTTTATTGGAGACTGTGTTATGGCAGTTTTTGGAGTAAAAATATCACATATTGATGATGCTAAGAGATCTGTTTTATGTGCATTAAGAATGTTAGAATTAACTAATGAATTTTCAAAACAACACAATATTGATCTAAATATATCAATAGGTATAGATTACGGTATTGTATCAGTAGGTAACGTTGGAGGTCTTTATGACAAGGATTACACTGTTATAGGTGATGTTGTAAATACAGCTCAGAGGCTTCAGTCAGCATGTGAAAAAGGTAGAATTTTAGTATCTGAAAATATTTATGTCGAAACAAGTAAAACATTCATATATTCGAATCCCCTTTCAATAATTGCCAAAAATAAAGAACAGCCAATAAAAGCATATATCCCTATTTCTATTAGAGATGAACAAATAAATCTTTTTGATGAATTTATCGATGAAAATAATATAATAAAAAAACTAAACTTGTTCTTTGCATCAGGTGAGAATAATGTTGTTCAATTAGTTGGTCCTCATGGTATTGGTAAAACAACATTAATTAAAAATTGGATTAATACTATTGATAATAAATTTAAAATTTTATATATCCCTTCAAACAAACTTTTGAGTAACAGATCATTCTATTCTGTTGCTATATTGATATGTAATATCTTAAATATTGAATATGATAATATTCAAAGAATTAAAAAGAACAGATTATTATCCTATTTAGATTTTTTATATAGAGATTTACCTTATGATGATATAATAAAAAGTTTTAATTTCCTTTCATTAATATTAGGAATAGATGTTGATGAAGGCTTTAACAAGATACTAAACTCAATGAGCTATCAAGATATACAAACCGAACTTAATAATCAAATTATTAAATTTATTAGATATTCTGCATATAACAACGATTATATAATTATTTTTGATGATTTTGATAATTGTGATCCACAATCTTACTCAATTATTATTGATTTAGTAAAAAATTCTGAAATAAAAAATAAACTTTTTATATTATTATCCTCTTCATATAAAATTAGAAAAATAAAAAGCAATGTAATATACCTTCCAACAATGTCAATTAGAGCAATTGAAAAAATAATATTAAGTCAATTAAAATGCCAATATGTTGATAAAAAGTTTATAAAATATATTTATGATGTAACTCAAGGCAATCCATATTTTATTAAGGAATTTGTTAATACATTAATAAACGAAAACCAGATTGTTATTCAAAATAACATTGCAACAATAAACAATTATAATAAAATACCAATATCTACCGAAAAATTATTAAGTGAAAAATTTTCATTACTTGATGATGATTGTCAAATTGTTATCAAAATTGCTTCTGTATTAGGAAATGAGTTTAGTTCTGAATGGTTGAATTTTCTTGCACCCAATAATATATCTATGGAAAAATGCATTCAAAAGTTAATTAAAATGAAATTTATATATTTAAAATCAACTATTTCAAAAAGTAATGAATCTATATTTATTTTTGAAAATGATATTTTAAGATCATTTATTTATAATCTGTTGCCAAAATATGATAAAATAAATATCCACAAGTCTTTCGCAAATTTACTCGAAAAAAAACAAGACTATAACCTAGAAAATTTATATAATTTACTTTCTGAACATTATTATTTAGCAAATGATTTTTTGAAAGCACTAGAGTATTACAGTAAATTAGCTCATTTATATTTTTCTAAAAGACTTTATAAAGATGCTAAAGTTATATATGAAAAATATCTCAACATAGCAAAGGAAAATAATTTATCTTTTGATAATTTAAGTACTGATGCTTTATACAATTTAAGCAATATTTATATAAATACATCAGACTACGATAAAGCTATTGACTTATTAAAAAATATATCACACAACACC contains:
- a CDS encoding tetratricopeptide repeat protein; the protein is MICFNCGYKLPSTDINTCVICGMKFAFACKSCGFPNPKYANYCFNCGAKIILKNNSELEYNESIKKVAVLFADISGFTKLSEKMNPEDLKILIDNFFEYVTKPIYQYEGTIDKFIGDCVMAVFGVKISHIDDAKRSVLCALRMLELTNEFSKQHNIDLNISIGIDYGIVSVGNVGGLYDKDYTVIGDVVNTAQRLQSACEKGRILVSENIYVETSKTFIYSNPLSIIAKNKEQPIKAYIPISIRDEQINLFDEFIDENNIIKKLNLFFASGENNVVQLVGPHGIGKTTLIKNWINTIDNKFKILYIPSNKLLSNRSFYSVAILICNILNIEYDNIQRIKKNRLLSYLDFLYRDLPYDDIIKSFNFLSLILGIDVDEGFNKILNSMSYQDIQTELNNQIIKFIRYSAYNNDYIIIFDDFDNCDPQSYSIIIDLVKNSEIKNKLFILLSSSYKIRKIKSNVIYLPTMSIRAIEKIILSQLKCQYVDKKFIKYIYDVTQGNPYFIKEFVNTLINENQIVIQNNIATINNYNKIPISTEKLLSEKFSLLDDDCQIVIKIASVLGNEFSSEWLNFLAPNNISMEKCIQKLIKMKFIYLKSTISKSNESIFIFENDILRSFIYNLLPKYDKINIHKSFANLLEKKQDYNLENLYNLLSEHYYLANDFLKALEYYSKLAHLYFSKRLYKDAKVIYEKYLNIAKENNLSFDNLSTDALYNLSNIYINTSDYDKAIDLLKNISHNTNFDDDKILSKIKLCEIYNTLSYLDESEKIINELENILSKEHFYWGKLLYLKCTLLSYKEDKSVIEIAVKSEEILKKNRDYENLAKILNIASLSFYFQYGDAENAIDLLNKAFEFAEQSNNLYVMAKISSNLGVIYHSTGNNSKAIKFITKAIDISTDISNSHLLCTLNINLAIIYFEKGQFTKALKNIETSLRIAKDKNLSYELCLCYINLAEIYIEIGDYQNAKNYLTKSLIISKKINLEAEESLYYLNFAKIYITFNQYNFAKKCLYKAENLLKNVNDLMLLSDLYRLSALIFYKEKNYKEALEFINKAINLADNSNNRMKQIKAYRLKSIILIELKNYSEAENLLIKSVDMAKAIESDYEISKCFYRLYDFYSVTYNYEKAKYSIIQAKKHIESVDDCVYKKTISGI